In a single window of the Scyliorhinus canicula chromosome 1, sScyCan1.1, whole genome shotgun sequence genome:
- the LOC119962246 gene encoding frizzled-10-B-like, with protein MGRLEEVNRLCALSLSLSLCSLAISSMESERSEREARCQAIDIPMCRDIGYNMTRMPNLMGHEDQREAAIKLHEFAPLVEYGCHSHLKFFLCSLYAPMCTEQVSTPIPACRVMCEQARLKCSPIMEQFSFRWPDSLDCSKLPNKNDPNFLCMEAPSNGSEDGPRAAGSAPPPVYRPHLRAGSPELPPFPPESPGQAACDNYDKFHRVEKSASCAPLCSPNVDVYWAKQDKRFAFVWIAIWSVVCFFSSAFTVLTFLIDPQRFKYPERPIIFLSMCYCVYSVGYIIRLFAGGDSIACDRDSGHLYVIQEGLESTGCTIVFLVLYYFGMASSLWWVILTLTWFLAAGKKWGHEAIEANSSYFHLAAWAIPAIKTIIILVMRRVAGDELTGICYVGSMDVNALTGFVLIPLACYLIIGTSFILSGFVALFHIRRVMKTGGENTDKLEKLMVRIGVFSVLYTVPATCVIACYFYERLNMDYWKLLATREKCKAANHSKALDCTMNSSIPAVEIFMVKIFMLLVVGITSGVWIWSSKTLQSWQNICSRRFRRRVRRKPASVITSSGGGSYGKAHPPLKAHGKYEPALPPTCV; from the coding sequence ATGGGCCGGTTGGAAGAAGTCAATCGCCTGTGCGCCCTGAGCCTGTCGCTGAGCCTGTGCAGCCTGGCCATCAGCTCGATGGAGTCGGAGCGCTCGGAGAGGGAGGCCCGGTGCCAGGCCATCGACATCCCCATGTGCCGGGACATTGGCTACAACATGACCCGCATGCCCAACCTGATGGGTCATGAGGACCAGAGGGAAGCGGCCATCAAGCTGCACGAGTTCGCCCCCCTGGTGGAGTACGGCTGCCACAGTCACCTCAAGTTCTTCCTGTGCTCGCTGTACGCGCCGATGTGCACGGAGCAGGTGTCCACGCCGATCCCCGCTTGCAGGGTGATGTGCGAGCAGGCTCGCCTCAAGTGCTCGCCCATCATGGAGCAGTTCAGCTTCCGCTGGCCCGACTCGCTCGACTGCAGCAAGCTGCCCAACAAGAACGACCCCAACTTCCTGTGCATGGAGGCGCCCAGCAACGGCTCGGAGGACGGCCCGCGGGCAGCCGGCAGCGCGCCGCCCCCCGTCTACAGGCCTCACCTGCGGGCCGGCAGCCCCGAGCTGCCCCCCTTCCCGCCCGAAAGCCCCGGTCAGGCGGCCTGCGACAACTACGACAAGTTCCACCGGGTGGAGAAGAGCGCTTCGTGCGCGCCGCTCTGCTCCCCCAATGTGGATGTGTACTGGGCCAAGCAGGACAAGAGGTTCGCCTTCGTCTGGATCGCCATCTGGTCTGTGGTCTGCTtcttctccagtgccttcacCGTCCTCACCTTCCTCATCGACCCCCAGCGCTTCAAGTACCCGGAGAGGCCCATCATCTTCCTCTCCATGTGCTACTGTGTCTACTCGGTGGGCTACATCATCCGCCTCTTCGCTGGAGGGGACAGCATCGCCTGTGACCGAGATAGTGGCCACCTCTATGTTATCCAGGAGGGTCTGGAGAGCACGGGCTGCACCATCGTCTTCCTGGTCCTTTACTACTTCGGCATGGCCAGTTCCCTCTGGTGGGTCATCCTGACCCTCACCTGGTTCCTGGCGGCTGGGAAGAAATGGGGCCACGAAGCCATCGAGGCCAACAGCAGCTATTTCCACCTGGCTGCCTGGGCCATCCCTGCCATCAAAACCATCATCATCCTGGTGATGAGGAGAGTGGCCGGGGATGAACTGACCGGCATCTGTTATGTGGGAAGCATGGATGTCAACGCGTTGACTGGGTTTGTGCTCATCCCCCTGGCTTGCTACCTGATCATCGGCACCTCCTTCATTCTGTCTGGATTTGTGGCGCTTTTCCACATCAGGAGGGTCATGAAGACCGGCGGAGAGAACACGGATaaactggagaagctgatggtgaGGATCGGCGTTTTCTCCGTGTTGTACACTGTCCCTGCTACTTGTGTCATCGCTTGTTATTTTTATGAGCGCCTCAACATGGATTATTGGAAGCTCTTGGCCACTCGGGAGAAGTGCAAAGCGGCCAACCATTCCAAAGCTCTGGACTGCACCATGAACAGCTCCATACCAGCAGTGGAGATTTTTATGGTCAAGATATTCATGCTCCTGGTGGTGGGGATCACCAGCGGCGTGTGGATTTGGAGTTCCAAGACTCTGCAGTCTTGGCAGAACATTTGCAGTAGGAGATTCAGAAGAAGGGTCCGCAGGAAACCTGCCAGCGTTATCACCAGCAGTGGCGGGGGTTCCTATGGAAAAGCCCACCCTCCCTTGAAAGCACACGGCAAATACGAACCCGCACTCCCACCAACTTGTGTTTGA